One region of Triticum aestivum cultivar Chinese Spring chromosome 6B, IWGSC CS RefSeq v2.1, whole genome shotgun sequence genomic DNA includes:
- the LOC123137945 gene encoding histidinol-phosphate aminotransferase, chloroplastic, translating to MDCTVRARVRSPSPAVCRFSGEGRRRQASRVSFRPMASATPVEEPAAAAAAVVEAEPRPSGASFIRHHLRSLAAYQPILPFEVLSARLGRKPEDIIKLDANENPYGPPPEVAAALGNLKFPYVYPDPESRHLRAALAEDSGLETEHILVGCGADELIDLIMRCVLEPGDKIVDCPPTFTMYEFDASVNAALVIKVPRLPDFSLDIANIVKMVEQEKPKCIFLTSPNNPDGSVINDEDLLKILDLPVLVVLDEAYVEFSSLQSRMTWVKKHDNLIVLRTFSKRAGLAGLRVGYGAFPLSIIEYLWRAKQPYNVSVAAEVSACAALQNPVYLESVKNLLLQERERLYNLLKGIPYLKPFPSHANFILCEVTSGKDAKKIKEDLAKMGVMIRHYDKKELKGYIRISVGKPEHTDALMEGFKALKL from the exons ATGGACTGTACCGTACGAGCCCGCGTCAGGAGCCCGTCGCCGGCCGTCTGCCGCTTCTCCGGAGAGGGGCGGCGCCGCCAGGCGTCTAGGGTGTCCTTCCGGCCCATGGCGTCCGCAACTCCCGTGGAggagcccgcggcggcggcggcggcggtggttgagGCGGAGCCCCGGCCGAGCGGCGCCTCCTTCATCCGCCACCACCTCAGGAGCCTCGCCGCGTACCAGCCCATCCTGCCCTTCGAG GTGCTATCTGCTCGGCTGGGGCGTAAACCAGAGGATATAATCAAGCTGGACGCCAATGAAAATCCATATGGTCCACCACCGGAG GTAGCTGCAGCATTAGGAAATTTAAAATTCCCTTATGTCTACCCTGATCCTGAAAGCCGCCATTTGCGTGCTGCTCTCGCTGAAGATTCTGGGCTTGAAACTGAGCACATACTTGTTGGATGCGGTGCCGATGAGCTAATTGATTTGATTATGAG ATGTGTACTTGAACCAGGCGACAAAATTGTAGATTGCCCTCCAACTTTTACCATGTATGAGTTTGATGCTTCAGTCAATGCTGCACTTGTCATCAAAG TCCCAAGACTTCCTGATTTCTCCCTAGACATCGCAAACATTGTCAAAATGGTTGAACAGGAGAAGCCAAAATGCATATTTTTGACATCTCCTAACAACCCAGATGGCAG TGTAATCAATGATGAGGATCTTTTAAAGATCCTTGACCTTCCGGTACTTGTAGTGCTGGATGAAGCATATGTTGAGTTTTCGAGCCTTCAATCAAGGATGACATGGGTTAAGAAGCATGATAATTTGATTGTTCTCCGAACATTTAGCAAACGAGCAG gtttagcTGGGCTCCGTGTGGGTTATGGAGCATTTCCTCTAAGCATTATTGAGTACTTATGGCGGGCCAAGCAGCCTTATAATGTTTCTGTGGCAGCAGAAGTCTCTGCATGTGCTGCCTTGCAGAACCCAGTCTATTTGGAG AGCGTGAAAAATCTGCTACTACAAGAGAGGGAGAGGCTGTATAATCTTCTCAAAGGAATACCTTACCTGAAACCATTTCCCAGTCATGCTAACTTCATTCTGTGTGAAGTCACGTCAGGAAAAGATGCAAAGAAAATAAAG GAGGATCTTGCAAAGATGGGAGTGATGATCCGCCACTACGACAAGAAGGAACTGAAGGGTTATATTCGTATTTCAGTTGGAAAGCCTGAGCACACTGATGCACTGATGGAAGGCTTCAAAGCACTCAAACTTTGA
- the LOC123137944 gene encoding formate dehydrogenase 2, mitochondrial, translating into MAMRNATQQVVRALEPSLTRSLHASPDSKKIVGVFYKGGEYAGQNPNFVGCVENALGIRSWLESQGHQYIVTDDKDGPNCELEKHIADAHVLITTPFHPAYVSADRIRRGKNLELLLTAGIGSDHIELPAAAAAGLTVAEVTGSNTVSVAEDQLMRILVLMRNFLPGHHQAINGEWDLAGIAHRAYDLEGKTVGTVGAGRIGKLLLQRLKPFGCNLLYHDRLRVDAALEKELGAAFEEDLDAMLPKCDVVVLNMPLTEKTKGMFNKEKIAKMKKGVIIVNNARGAIMDTQAVADACKSRHIAGYGGDVWYPQPAPKEHPWRYMPNNAMTPHISGTTIDGQLRYAAGVKDMLERYFKGQDFPEPNYIVKEGKLASQYQ; encoded by the exons ATGGCCATGAGGAACGCGACGCAGCAGGTGGTCCGGGCCTTGGAGCCGTCCCTCACCAGGAGCCTTCAT GCGTCCCCGGACAGCAAGAAGATCGTGGGCGTGTTCTACAAGGGCGGCGAGTACGCGGGGCAGAACCCCAACTTCGTGGGGTGTGTGGAGAACGCGCTGGGCATCCGTAGCTGGCTcgagtcgcagggccaccagtacATCGTCACCGACGACAAGGACGGCCCCAACTGCG AGCTAGAGAAGCACATCGCGGACGCGCACGTGCTCATCACCACGCCGTTCCACCCGGCGTACGTGAGCGCGGACCGGATCAGGCGCGGCAAGAACCTGGAGCTGCTCCTCACGGCGGGGATCGGCTCCGACCACATCgagctgccggcggcggcggccgcggggcTGACCGTCGCCGAGGTCACGGGCAGCAACACCGTGTCGGTGGCGGAGGACCAGCTGATGCGCATCCTGGTCCTCATGCGCAACTTCCTGCCGGGCCACCACCAAGCCATCAACGGGGAGTGGGACCTCGCCGGCATCGCGCACCGGGCCTACGACCTGGAGGGCAAGACGGTGGGCACCGTCGGCGCCGGCCGCATCGGGAAGCTGCTGCTCCAGCGCCTCAAGCCATTCGGCTGCAACCTGCTCTACCACGACAGGCTCCgcgtcgacgccgcgctggagaagGAGCTCGGCGCCGCCTTCGAGGAGGACCTCGACGCCATGCTGCCCAAGTGCGACGTCGTCGTGCTCAACATGCCGCTCACCGAGAAGACAAA GGGcatgttcaacaaggagaagatcgcCAAGATGAAGAAAGGCGTCATCATCGTGAACAACGCTCGTGGAGCGATCATGGATACGCAGGCAGTGGCAGACGCTTGCAAGAGTAGGCACATCGCTG GATACGGCGGCGACGTGTGGTACCCGCAGCCGGCGCCCAAGGAGCACCCGTGGAGGTACATGCCCAACAACGCAATGACCCCGCACATCTCCGGCACCACCATTGACGGCCAG CTGAGGTACGCGGCCGGTGTGAAGGACATGCTGGAGAGGTACTTCAAGGGACAGGACTTCCCGGAGCCCAACTACATTGTCAAGGAAGGCAAGCTCGCCAGCCAGTACCAGTGA
- the LOC123137947 gene encoding uncharacterized protein has product MSCAAAEAGLVAMDCVVVCCCCPCLVLQITVFLFVRLPRKVVVKSKRVFLRRWHRRRRRRSASAAAKRLSRSGSTASSSGMRRLEELLDGGSDGDVRGSWKEKCFAMDDDDGGGGWKQRCFAVDGCDDDDGVWEALVEQEGLFWFGSFWGRTEQGDPVSAEDQMYAGLSLPVVLERVRD; this is encoded by the coding sequence ATGTCTtgcgcggcggcggaggccggcctGGTGGCCATGGACTGCGTGGTGGTGTGCTGCTGCTGCCCGTGCCTGGTGCTGCAGATCACCGTGTTCCTCTTCGTCCGGCTGCCCCGGAAGGTGGTGGTCAAGTCCAAGAGGGTCTTTCTGCGGCGatggcacaggaggaggaggagaagatcgGCATCGGCAGCCGCGAAGAGGCTCTCCAGAAGCGGCAGCACGGCCTCGTCCTCCGGCATGAGGCGcctcgaggagctgctggacggcggcagcgacggcgacgTCCGCGGTAGCTGGAAAGAGAAATGCTTCGCCATGGACGAcgatgatggcggcggcggctggaagcAGAGGTGCTTCGCCGTCGACGgctgcgacgacgacgacggcgtgtGGGAGGCGCTGGTGGAGCAGGAGGGGCTCTTCTGGTTCGGGAGCTTCTGGGGCCGGACGGAGCAGGGCGACCCGGTTTCTGCGGAGGACCAGATGTACGCAGGCTTGAGCTTGCCGGTAGTCCTAGAGAGAGTGCGCGATTAG
- the LOC123137946 gene encoding ATP synthase subunit O, mitochondrial has protein sequence MAARHLRSGLPLLQARLAANESAAVAQVSRGLATEADKPKENKIKVPKALYGGTGNYASALFLAAANANSLEKVESEILDVVGASKKSPMFSQFMKDTSVPKETRVKAITEIFSEAGFTDITKKFLSALASNGRLKYVERIAERFVDLTMAHRGEVKVVVRTVVPLPDKEEKELKETLRDILGKDKTILVEQKIDQSIMGGLVIEFGQKVFDMSIKTRAKQMEAFLRLPFDI, from the exons ATGGCGGCGCGGCACctcagatccggcctcccgctccTCCAAGCTCGCCTCGCGGCCAACGAATCCGCGGCCGTCGCTCAG GTATCGAGGGGGCTGGCAACGGAGGCGGATAAGCCTAAGGAGAACAAGATCAAG GTTCCAAAAGCTCTGTATGGTGGCACCGGCAACTATGCTAGTGCGTTGTTCCTTGCAGCAGCCAACGCAAATTCGTTGGAAAAAGTTGAATCCGAGATTCTCGATGTTGTAGGGGCATCCAAGAAGAGCCCTATGTTTTCTCAATTCATGAAGGACACATCAGTGCCTAAAGAAACCAGGGTGAAGGCTATAACTGAAATATTCTCTGAAGCCGGGTTTACTGACATCACAAAGAAATTCTTGT CTGCACTGGCATCCAATGGAAGACTGAAATATGTTGAGCGCATTGCTGAGAGATTTGTTGATTTGACCATGGCACATAGGGGGGAGGTGAAAGTTGTTGTCAGGACTGTTGTT CCACTTCCTGATAAGGAGGAGAAAGAACTTAAGGAGACCTTGCGTGATATCCTTGGGAAAGACAAAACCATCTTGGTTGAACAAAAG ATTGACCAGAGTATCATGGGAGGACTGGTGATTGAATTTGGGCAGAAGGTGTTTGACATGTCGATCAAGACTAGGGCGAAGCAAATGGAGGCATTCTTGAGACTACCCTTTGACATCTAA